AGACATCTTGCCTAcctgaaaataaataaacaaataaatatattatatatctcgTATTCTCAAGTCAGTAGTCACAATGGGCGACAAACCGAGAGCTAAATCCTTGCCAAGATTCTCTTTTTCTCTAGAACACGCAGATAAAACACCACATCAAAGGTCCAAGTTCTACACCGCAGCCACCGCATTTCTACTACTACTGTCCATATCAGCAAAAATAAACGTAAtcccaagaaaaaagaacagattTTTCTCCGAAAGTATCATTGTTTTCCTTCGCAACCTTCGTCTTGCtaaccaaaccgaaccaaactcGCCTCAGCCGAAACTTTGCACCTCGGATAATCCCACACAACACGCGAATCGAATACCTTGTCGACCGAAACAGTATGGCCCTTCAGTACAGCCTTGACGGCGCGATTCTTCGGCGGGCCCgccggggtcggcgacactCGGAAGGACGAGGCGCCGAAGGGGGACCGCGACCGCGACTCGACGGCCGCTCTCCGAATTCGCGTCCCGACCGCGCGCCCGCAAGGCCGACCACCGTTCAACGCCCGAGAGCAAGGCGCTCCGAACTCCATCGGCGGACTAGGGGAGCGAGACTCGACCTCGAAGCGCGGAGCTTGCAGCAGCGGGAGCACCAGTCGAGCTCGACAACGACGACGGAGCTGGCTCGAGTTCGCGGTCTTTTTCGACTTTTTCGTGGGTTACTGTTGGAAAGATAGAACCCTAATCCAATTCCATAAGTGGTGCGAGTTTGAGGACGGACGAAGCCGGTCGTTTTGGGCCGAGGTTAATGGGCCGGACGGGCTCCGCCGGCCCATGGTGAAATGGACTTGGTAGAATTTGGATTCCGCCTAAGTTAGAGAATGAATAATGAGTGTTCACTTTTGAAATGACAAATTGGATTTGATCGTaccttttgaaataattgattttgtctGTAGTCAGTAAAACAGCATTTTCCATGCGAAAAACTATCTTGTTGGCTTTTGAAACGCATAAAAATGGTTTATGTGAAAGTAACCAAACAACCTCCCAATTTATGTACGGCACGTCACTTGATGGACCTCGAACCACGTAGCACGTCGTGAATTACAAGGTTCAGATGCTCGGTGAAAGCCTGCGCCACGTGGCGGACAAAGACGTGGCGGCTGAATGCTTTCGTGCAATAAAATTACGGTTTTTTTCACACGGATAAGATTTTCgatgaaaatgaaatgactCCAAACATCAAAATGAGATTACTTATTAGGAAGTTGGTAAAGGCGACATCGACATGCTATACACGATATTATATGATGTGATatgtcgacacgtcattttttttttaaaaatagaaaattttgttatattgaaatatgttatctattaaatgtatattactataatttgattcaaattcataaataaatgaattaaaaaaaaacctataatgactttacactaaaaatattaatccatcatttgtaaatatcatttattgttttaaattgacaaattcaactacattccatcccaataattcataaaactttgaaaaagagaaaaaaaaaaatcaacatttcacAATTAAATTAACATTTAACAATAAGtcaggataaaaaaaaaaactatccaCATTTCATCATCGAATAAAACAagaaatcttttcctctttatcacttttttttatatatttacattttgacctctcatttattaaaaaaaaaaaattgacatgcaTATTAGAAATCGCTTGTCGGACACTTTTGACAAAACACAAAAACGTTAGAAAAGTATCGGTACTTCCTAGATCCTAAAGCTCCAAGACATGGACAAGGCCAGTAAAAAGGTCTTCACATCATTATTGTTCACTCAAGTCTTATGTATTGTATATAGGAATTGCTAAAGAACAGTAGTTCGGAGCCCTTTGAGCAAAGAACCTGAACTGGTGGACTCAGAGTCGCCTTTCGTCGAGCTCCAGCATCGTCGACGCGCATTACATTGCAGCAAATTAAGTCAACTGGTGTAACAGCAGAGACCATCTCTTTGCAGGATGTGAACTGATGCTCCTGCAAATACTTGAGATTTCACAAACCTTCATTGTCTATGGACGCTGTTCGGAAATGACAACTACCTATTTTAATAGGAATCCCGTTTTCAGAATGGATCGAGCGTGTGCACATCGTTTTTCTGATCATCTATTGGCGGTTGCTCCGGAAAGTGGTGACGTGAACTGGTGAAGGCAAGATGTTCTGTCCAGGAAGCTTGAGAGCCACGAGCAGCCAACCTGACCATGATGTTGAAGCAAATGTTTAATCTATGTAGCACGCTTTCACACTCGATGACTGCGATGTTTCTTTTCTGTCAATCAATTGGTGGCTTGGCTATGCAGTTTGGCATACACATGTGTCAGATTGTTATGTTCGATAGGAACGCCCTTTTTGATCAACGGCTTGTAGACTATATGTAAGAGAGGACAGGTATGCACCAAGAACGCAGAAGGAACGGTGGCAACCATCTGATGTAGCTTCTCCAGTGCTTTTGATTGAGATAGGTGGAGGGTTATGAGCAGTGAAGCAACCCGTCTGCTAGAGCAAAGTGAAAGGTAATCTACATTGACGGACAAACAGACATTCTCCACCGCGCTCCTAGAAACGGAGAAAAAGTCGGACACAATGGGGAATGTTGATTTTGGTCTATTAAGAAAGTGCATCTTCGAGCGACCGCATTGAAAAGTCGCTTAAATTTGGCACTTCTGCTTCTGAAGCATGCACATTCGCGCGAGCACTTTCATGCTTTAAACATATCTCAATACTAACCACGATGCGTTTTTCATACTTGTATTGGTAGCAACAATTCTAATCCTAATACCGATGATGACAACCCATAGGTATTATCAGAGCAGCAACAAGATCCAAAATTTGTAAATCACTAAGAAGGTAAAGCTTTGGACTTATCGCAGCTTTTGTCATTATGAGAAACAGATACAAGCATCCCTACGCTTCTTGGGATTCCATCccaattgcatttgcattttaaGCAACCTCGTTTGGCTCTCACATCTCACATAGATGTGAGAGATCTCATCAACAGCATACTAGCATAGTGCAGATGATCTGAATCTGAAGGTTATTCTAAAAACTCGCATCAGCTGAAAGTTCCGATACATTAGCTCCGTACAGATACAGCTATCCACAAGAGAAGAAGCAGATATTCATGGTCAGGTCGAGATTTCAATTTGTTGTCCTCTTTCTTGGTTCTACCCTTCTTTATTCAGCTTTCCCCGAGTAAATATTTCTCAGATTGCCTTCAATATCGAGATAGCACTAGAGTCTAGACCAGTTCAACGTTCATATCTCCCAAGTATTGACTAGGTTAAATGTAGAAATATAGATCCTTTTATAAACTTTAGGTGGATGAACACAGCTTTTGCATATTTATGAATATGTATGCCCTGTAGACTCTTGAAAAGCTATCGATTATTTGGAAATCATATCACAATCATACCGTGATACTATGCCCTGTAGACTCTTGAAAAGCTATCAATTATCTGGAAAGCATATCACAATCATACCGCGATACCTCCAATGATGGCATATCATTTCGTTTTCGCTAGTTAATCATTAGATTACATGCTTCAGGCACTTGAGGCAACGAACCAAAAATGGCGCGGATCGGTGAGTGGCATTGTCAACGCACCCCTAGACAAAGTGTGGCCTGTGGTCTCCCAAACAAAGAGGTTATCAGAGTGGATGCCGATGGTCGAACGGTGCACCAACCTAGCTGGAGAAGAGGGCATTGCGGGGTACGTTCGGCTGGTCTCAGGCTTCATGTTTCCACAACCGGATGGAGAGAGGTCATGGATCAAGGAAATGCTGCTTTCTATGGACCCCTTCTCACACGCTTACGTGTACAGAATGGAAGCAAGCAATGTAGGATTAGATGGATCTGTGAACAAACTAAAGCTTATTGATTATGGCGACGATTCGACACTTGTTCAGTGGTCCTTAGAAATAAACCCGGTTGAAGGAACACGCGAGGAAAACATCATAGATTACCTAGGATTCCTGTATAAATCTTGCATAAATAAGATTGGGGGTGCAATAGAAGCTGCATCTAAAAGATCAGTTTAAAGCAACTCCATGTCTATTCTGCAGTAGATGACCCTTTTAATTTCATGTCTGGACATATTTTGTCGATTATGTCGTAACATCCCAGGATTGAACTATGACGAGAATCTGATAATCTGTCTAATAAAGATGAATTTTACCTGAGCAGATAATTTTTTCGTCTTGCTCCTTACAAGAAAAAGTTTagtcttgacaaatctccagtCTCATTTATTTGAAGATGGATCTAGAgttcaaacaaaaagaaacggAAGAAGCGTGAAAACTGACGATTCCTTAACGAGTGTTAATTTCTGCAAAAAGAGTCCTGGTCAAGGAAAGCCTCTTTTACAAGGTAAAAGgaccaagaagaaaagaaaagggaaaaaaaaactggtGACACGACAAAATTATGGGCTAATATCAGATAACATGAGGTGAAAATCGTACAAGCACGGCATGTTAATCATTGAATTAAGATTTGACAAGAACGCGTGGGCCGACAATCAGGGTGAACGATAAGAAAAAGGTAAGAAAGTGGAATCCTCGAGAGGCGTGGGCGAGTTGAGCTGTTAGCATAAGTCCAGATCTTACCTCATCAGCTTTTCCAGTCCATGAAAACCTCGTCCCAACTATATTTCATCTCGCTCTGCGGACAGCAAATCCATTCGTGGACCCGTCATCTTTCACCCAATACCTTGTTTTTTCCAAACATCACATTTTGGGTTTCCCATACTTCTAGAATTCCCGCTCCAtagctcttttttctttgacatgactcttccttttccccctcCTTCTGCGACACTCAGCATTGTCTAAACTCACTCTCCTGGCTCAAATATTTATGAATGGAGAAATATTGAATAGACTTCATCTTATAGATTGATCTTGTTTTTTCATGTTAAGAAAAGATTCTGGCAGTAATTTTTCCTTCTGTTCCGCCCGCTATCAGTCCCAATAAACACGTTCTATGTTCCGTATGAGAGTCTCATAGTCCTCCATCATAATGGTAACTCCCCTGATTCTCTGCATATTTTCGGCATGCCAAAACCCTttcaacagagagagagagagagagagagagatggcaagTATCTGTCAAGAAGGGGAGAGGAACCGATATGCGGGTTCACATCTAAGATGAAAACGGCTCTTTCAACTTTTGTGATGAGAGGTGATAAGCGTTGTGGTTTACTTGCAAATGCAGGTGTTCCGAGAGAGGAGAAGACTGGCGAGAGCTTTAAGTAAAATGCAAGGAAGCTCCAGCAAGTCCATGGCTGGCACGGATCCATCCTCTTCATCTCATTTTATCTGCAGGAGGGGGAATATATAAACCTCAAAGCTTGTCACCTCTCAAACAAAAGTTAAAAGAGCCGTTGTCATCTAACCACCTTCCAACAACGACGTCCCATCCCTCCCCTCTCTGACTCTTCTTCCAATTCGGAGCCACCTTGAATAAAAAGCACCCGCAGGGGAATCAGCTGTCCATAATTCTGTCCCTGCCCGCGTTTATCGTCAACTCTAGTCCAACGCGCATGCGCAGGTCAGAGGGAGCGGAGATGGAGCGGTGGTTCCCGGCGATGCTCGTGGTGGCCGTGATGCTTCCGGCGGCCGCCGAGGGGTTGATCCGTCACTACAAGTTCAGTGTAAGTAACGCATGCATGAGCAGGTAAAGGCGGACCGCGTACGTGTCAGGCCATGCACGGGCGCTGGAGGCCTTCTTTGGCCACACCTCTAAAGCGCGCTCGGTCACCCCGGTTTTCCTTCCGCCCATTTCCATTTTTAGCTTCTCCTTTCATTTAGAACCAAATGTTACCGACGTGCCTAATTGAGATTACGGCCAAACGGGAAAAAGAATGCTGGAGCGGATCCAAGTTGTTTATTTAGCAGGTCCTTAAAGATTGGTATCGAATAATGTCCGACACCGTGCATTTCTTGCTAGTACATTTTCGTTATATGGAAACATCGGTGTTTCACACCATAAAAATTCATGTCCGAACTTTAAGTTGAACATAAACATGTCGAAAGTATCTTAAAGTACATACGAGGTTTCATTGAATTATCACAGTTATGGTTGATCTTCCAAGATCATTTGATTAAAAAGTGAGCGAGATATCCATCAGTATGACCGATGGGTTGCACTGACCATGTAGCATATTTCAGGAGCATGGTAATCAAGATTTGCATTCAATATGATACCATCATATCCTAGTGAACTGTCTAAGTTGCAGTGAATAAAGTACACTTTTCCTTCCGTGGGGGATAAGATGAACTTTCCGCAGCTGTTAATTataaatgaaagaagaagataaccGATCCACGAGTGGAGATAAGTACGAAAGAGAAGATAACGGAAGACTAATGTTGTGAGGTGGGGGTTGATGGGTGCAGGTGGTGATGAAAAACGTGACGAAGCTGTGCGCGAGCAAGCCCATCGCGACAGTCAACGGCAAGTTCCCGGGGCCTACGCTTTACGCCAGGGAGGACGACACCGTCCTCGTCCGGGTCGTCAACCACGTTTCCTACAATGTCACCATTCACTGGTACTTACTCGATCATGCGCATTTTGATAATCCGGTCGCCCCCATTCCTGTGCATGCGAAATGATACAACGACATCTTAACTCACGTTTTCTCAACGCATTATGAGTTCTGAGTTGCTGTACTGTCCATGATCATTGAATACAACTCTTCAGCTGATTAAAAGTTCATTTAGATCTTGACTACAGTCTCGCGATATTTTCATTCTGAAACTTCCATTCCGGTCTTTTGAATGTAGTGAAACCTACGTAACGACAGTAAGCTTCATTTGTTGATTCTCGGCTCGTGTTCTGTCAAACCTGCGGACCTTCTAATTGGCTTACATTAAATGCGTGTAATTTGTTCAGGCATGGGGTGAGGCAGTTAAGGACGGGCTGGTCAGACGGACCGGCATTCATCACGCAGTGCCCGATTCAGCCAGGACAAAGCTATATCTACAACTTCACCCTCACGGGCCAGAGAGGCACTTTGCTCTGGCATGCGCACATCACTTGGCTCAGGTCGACCCTTCACGGCGCCATCGTCATCTTGCCCAAGCGAGGAGTCCCTTACCCCTTCCCAAAGCCTTACAAGGAAAAGACAATCATTTTCGGTCTGTCCTAAGAGCCTTAACTTAGGCTGCTCTCGGCCCGGAATTTCTCCGAGATCGCACtgctaattttggctgaaattaTGTCTTCGTGTCTTGCGAAAACTCACAGGTGAATGGTGGAAAGCCGATACCGAGCTCGTGCTCAGTCAGTCAGTACAATCAGGGATGCCGCCAAATAAATCAGATTCTCACACCATCAATGGATATCCGGGGCCTTTGCCTAATTGCTCTTCTCAGGGTACTGAAATTGGGGTATACATTGTCTCATACATCCGGTTTTAACTCAATTGTATCAAACTCGAAATCAAACTCACAGATGCGAATAGCCTCTGTTTTAGCGAAATTCGGATTGGAATGACACCAGAAAAGCTCACTAACTTGCACTACAATCAACCAATAGAATCCTGGGCTACCGTCTTATTTTTGGCTTTCTGAACTTGTCAGGCTATGAACTCCAGGTTGAAAGTGGCAAGACCTATCTCCTGCGGATCGTGAACGCTGCCGTGAACGATGAGCTTTTCTTCAAGATCGCGGGGCACAACTTGACTGTGGTCGAAGTCGATGCATCCTACACCAAACCCTTCAGCATCGACACGATATTTATCGCTCCGGGACAGACCACCAACGCCCTCCTAGCTGCCGACAAGAGTGGCGGGAGCTACATTATGGCCATCTCTCCTTTCATGGACACTGTTGTTGCAGTCGACAATTTGACCGCAACTGGGATTGTGCAATACAAGGGCACCATCGCCTCTGCTCCTACGGTCCAAGCCAGCATTCCTGCCATTAATGCCACCTCGTTTGAATTCAGCTTCATTAACTCGCTTCGGAGCCTCAATTCGAAGCAATACCCTGCAAAAGTCCCGTTGACGGTCGAtcattcccttttcatcacaatgAGTGCCGGAGTGAACCCATGTTCCACCTGTGTCAACGGGAAAAAGCTGGTCGCGGCGTTGAACAATGTGAGTTTCGTGATGCCGAGCACCGACATCCTCGAAGCACATTACTACAAGATAAAAGGGGTTTACACCGATGATTTCCCTGGAAACCCCCCGACGCCATTCAATTACACAGGGACCCCTCCGAGTAACATGCAGACGACAAACGGGACGCGAGTTTACAAGCTTGCATACAACTCAACAGTTCAGGTTGTTCTTCAGGGCACTTCTATAATAGCACCCGAGAACCACCCTACTCATTTGCACGGTTTCAACTTTTTTGGCATCGGGAAAGGCTTGGGGAATTTCGACCCAAATAAGGACCCCAAGAACTTCAATCTGGTCGACCCGGTCGAGAGGAACACAATCGGAGTGCCTACCGCCGGATGGACCGCGATCAGATTCAGAGCAGATAATCCAGGTAGACATCCTGTTTCTGATTATTTTCTAAACAGGAGCACATGACTGTCAATTCAGCCGCCGAATTTGATTTTGGCTTAACATTAGTGAAAggatatggtttttttttctattattgtgGATGAAACTAGAAAACTAGTCCTTTTCATGAAAAGGAGACTGCAACTCATGCAGTTTCTTAGTATGGGAGGAAGTGGGAAGCGTTCATCTCAAGTCAATATTGACATATTTAATTTAGAATATGATTGGACTAGTGTCAATTTATAGGCTATTCCATAGTGATCCATTTCCTTTAGAGCCCGATGAATCTATGCCCACCTTTTTTTCGAATGGAATTGCAGGTGTTTGGTTTCTGCACTGCCATTTGGAAGTGCACACAACATGGGGACTGAAGATGGTGTTCATTGTGGAAGATGGCGATGGCCCAAACGAGTCCCTTTTGCCTCCTCCTGCTGACCTTCCGAAATGTTAGGAAAATTTTGTGGGGTGGGCTTTCCAATTTGGTGGTTTGAGAATGGACAGTTTGACCAATCAGCAGGGCCGCACTGTCGGGCCAGGAGACTTGGGAGTGTCTGAAGAAGAGATTGAGACCtcatgatgaaaacacaaaaaacaaaaaacagagcATTCAAGAATTCTTcttggtttttaaattttagtggGGTGGGTTGAAGGTGAATTCGTTGTCTTTGAACTAAGTCAAAAGTCCATCTCTATTTAAATAGCATATGCTCAAGCATATCTGTCCTTGTTGCTCAGAGAAATTTCGTGTAATATCATTATCGTTTTCATTGAAGGATTAAAGTCActtaattttctgaaatttcgcAACTCTcgatatataaattttgaatggaCGAGAAGCTCTTTCTAAAAAGTCGTCTAGATCTTTTAGTGGCATGTCTCCACCTATAAATCAAAGGGAAGAGTGATGAATTGGAGTGGAGACTACTCTCCGTTAGAAGATCTCACAATCACACCAACCAAGAGAAGTCAAAGGGAGTCAAACGGGGAATGAATGTCCAGTTGACAAAGATGAGGAGTTTAGTCCAAATTCGAATTATTCCATTTGGGAGGATTGTGGCACATTGTCGGTCCAATCAGGCCAAGTGGTTCCTTTTTGATCTTGGAATTGTACCGTGTGGATACTCATTCCCCATTTTCAAAGCATAAAATTCAGGGTAATAAAGGATCTAATTCGAACGAGTGAAGTGGACCTATACACGTCGGcccctaaaaaaattaaaagaaataatattaaaactAGACGTAAAAGATATTGACAGTTTCCTCTATGTGTCATTGaatgaaataaaacaagaaacCACCATAACGAGACTCCCTTTTTTTGCTGTTATCTTAATTCGAATATTATTCTCGCTAAGCAATAGTCGTTCCCGATAATATATTTAAACGCATCttaataatttaagattttagaaTAACACACccttaattttagtttttgtgCTTGTTGACGGGTAATTCTCAAGTATAactcaaaaaaacaaaaaatctcatcaaagttATCTTGATTACGTATCCGATCGTTACATTAAAGTCATTATGCTTTAATGTTCcgacaaacaaaaaaagtacaCTTTATCGTGAGATCTTTAAAACACCGAGTTgataagtaaattttttttcaatatcatTAGAGCTATCTATCCTAATCTAACGATAAGAACCATAACCAAttacataattatttatttcttggaCATGGGGTAGAGACTTACGGCCAAAATtcacataataaaaaatcagaGACAGTGAATTAGAGATTTGTCAAAATAAGAGATTTGCTAAGAGTTTCCACAAGTAGCAAAATATACAAACGTTTCGTAtaattattatataatatatatatatatatacacacacacacaaaagtccaagatttgagaaaatcagaatataagcatttttttttttttttgggagatcTCGAAAAGCATCTCTCCCGATCCGCTGCGATGATTGGAAGGGTAAAATCTCCCCGCTTTTAACCAAAGAAGGAATAGACAATCGCGTCGTACGGAGATCCTGGCTCGCACGCTCGCACGccaatcattaaaaaagaaaagaaaagcagccACGTCGGCCTTCCACTGTTGGTCGCCTTTTTCCGACCGAACACTGCTGAGCTCGTCCGCAGCAGTCACCCCCACGATCGACCTCGTCAAAGGTCGGGAATTTACAGTGGAGAACGCCCCCaaagccaaagccaaatgaCCCATCTTCTTATAacctctttccttctctctaaAGCAAAGGAGCGAGAGAGGAGGGGGAAGGGGAACAATAAAAATCCCATCTTTTTTCCCGCGCCTTTTGCTTTTCCTCGTGTCTGATTCTTCAGgaatctctctctatctctctcccctcggcctcccctttttttttttttttttttcaactggggtctctctctctctctcctccatcctCGTCCACCACCATCTCCCTTTAATCTTCTggttgtgatttttcttttgggccgttttgtcctttttctctcttgggttcctgtttgttttgttttttatgctCTGAGGAGTTGCAATTTGAGCGTTTGCTTTTGCTGAAAGGGTGGGCGAGATCCTACCTTCACCCCTCCTCACTATTTAACTTTCCCTGCCCCGGCCTCCCTCTTGATCAtatctctctcccttcctttcTAGATTCTGCTTGATTCAGAAAAATTTGATCTTCCCtattagaatttgaatttgaattctCAAGATCGAGAATAAAGGGGAGATTCTTGTTTCCAGTAAGCAACCCTGTGGTCGTTTCTTTATAAGTCGTGGAAATTCTCCGCATTCTCTCGGTGGAATCCCAAGTCTTTATTTTGGAGACGAATTTCGAAGAGTATTACGACCAGTGGCAATGGAGACTCTGTATTCACCTTCCTGTATGTCCAATTCCGCTTGGCTCAGCACCAGCTGGACTAAGGAAGAGAACAAGAGGTTCGAGAGCGCGCTCGCGATACACGATACGGACACGCCGGATCGGTGGGATAAGATCGCCGCGATCGTTGGGAAGTCGGTTCGGGACGTGGCGAACAAGTACAGGGAATTGGAAGAGGATGTGTGCGAAATCGAGGCCGGTCGGGACCCGATTCACGGGTACTTGTGCTCGAGTTTCGCGCTGGAGTCCTTCGATGAAAGGGATTTCGATGCATGCAGGAAGAAATCTTCGGCTGGCCGCGGAGCCGATCACGAAAGAAAGAAGGGAGTGCCTTGGACGCAGGAGGAGCACAGGttcgttcctttttctttttttttcccgaagAACATCGAATTCGTTCGAAAAGTTGTTGTCATGGTATCTATTTCTCTTGAGAACTTCTTTGCCTGGTATGCTGTGATTTTATAGAACTGGCCGCCTGTTTTTTGTTGACATACTTCGTAAGCTGGAAGTCTGCATATTTTTGTAACTGCTGGTGGTTTCATCTTTATGATCTCATGAAAACACTCTCCTTAGAGTTCTGCTTGATAATTAGTGGTGATGATTCctattttgaaaacaaataagGAGTTTCAGAAGTTTATTGGAAGTGTATGGCTGCTGAAATATCAAGTAGCTGCATTTTGAACATCATGACTGATATTAACCTCACAAAGTTGCTCTTTTTAAGGCATAGAGAAAGTAAGGAGGATAGTGAATGGAACAAAGGCTTTGATATAGATTATTACTGGGTTTCATTATGCTTGTGTTACCTTATCGCCAAATCTGTACTTTATAGTTTATGGTAACTCAGATGTTAATCAGCATTTAAACCAAGCAAAAAGCAGTTCCCTATAGAGATGTAGGGTATTCTCAGCTTGTGTGTTCAGGGAGTTCTCGTCATGGgaggttgcaaatgctttatgaAGACATTCCCCGTGCTTCTCAGCCACTAGTGCCGTCTTTAGAATTTGACATATAAGCTTGACGCTGAAATAACAGGCGGTTCCTGATGGGGCTCCTCAAGTACGGCAAAGGGGACTGGAGAAACATCTCGCGGAACTTTGTGGTGTCAAAGACACCCACTCAAGTCGCAAGCCATGCTCAGAAGTACTTCATGAGACAGGTTTCTGGTGTGAAAGACAAGAGGAGACCAAGTATACACGACATAACTACAGTTAATCTCACAGACCCGGCTTCATCTTCCGAGAATAATAGGGTTTCCTCTTTGGATCAACTCAATGCACTTTCCTCACAGCAGAAGCTCATCGGTGCACCAGAGCTGGCCCTTGACCATAGTCTCCCTAACTATGGAGGATTTATGTTTTTTGACTCGAGCCATGGGCATCTATTGATGCCAGATGCGTATGGGTTTGGTCTGAATGGAAAGAGATGGCAGGAAAAGGATAATCCGGACGGTGTTTATCCAGGTGCAGGGTTCCGCAGTTCATTGATTGGAATTCACTCTTCAAGACACCAAATTCAGGGATGACAGGATCAAATGTTATGACTAGTGATCTTGTGTACATTTAGAGCTTGTTGCTTATGTGATATTTAAGTA
This Eucalyptus grandis isolate ANBG69807.140 chromosome 7, ASM1654582v1, whole genome shotgun sequence DNA region includes the following protein-coding sequences:
- the LOC104454368 gene encoding laccase-4 → MRRSEGAEMERWFPAMLVVAVMLPAAAEGLIRHYKFSVVMKNVTKLCASKPIATVNGKFPGPTLYAREDDTVLVRVVNHVSYNVTIHWHGVRQLRTGWSDGPAFITQCPIQPGQSYIYNFTLTGQRGTLLWHAHITWLRSTLHGAIVILPKRGVPYPFPKPYKEKTIIFGEWWKADTELVLSQSVQSGMPPNKSDSHTINGYPGPLPNCSSQGYELQVESGKTYLLRIVNAAVNDELFFKIAGHNLTVVEVDASYTKPFSIDTIFIAPGQTTNALLAADKSGGSYIMAISPFMDTVVAVDNLTATGIVQYKGTIASAPTVQASIPAINATSFEFSFINSLRSLNSKQYPAKVPLTVDHSLFITMSAGVNPCSTCVNGKKLVAALNNVSFVMPSTDILEAHYYKIKGVYTDDFPGNPPTPFNYTGTPPSNMQTTNGTRVYKLAYNSTVQVVLQGTSIIAPENHPTHLHGFNFFGIGKGLGNFDPNKDPKNFNLVDPVERNTIGVPTAGWTAIRFRADNPGVWFLHCHLEVHTTWGLKMVFIVEDGDGPNESLLPPPADLPKC
- the LOC104454369 gene encoding transcription factor DIVARICATA gives rise to the protein METLYSPSCMSNSAWLSTSWTKEENKRFESALAIHDTDTPDRWDKIAAIVGKSVRDVANKYRELEEDVCEIEAGRDPIHGYLCSSFALESFDERDFDACRKKSSAGRGADHERKKGVPWTQEEHRRFLMGLLKYGKGDWRNISRNFVVSKTPTQVASHAQKYFMRQVSGVKDKRRPSIHDITTVNLTDPASSSENNRVSSLDQLNALSSQQKLIGAPELALDHSLPNYGGFMFFDSSHGHLLMPDAYGFGLNGKRWQEKDNPDGVYPGAGFRSSLIGIHSSRHQIQG